Proteins co-encoded in one Aureibacillus halotolerans genomic window:
- a CDS encoding type II toxin-antitoxin system RelE/ParE family toxin yields MDFKFKSKKMKKICSDKSKMDREWGTYNAKKLQIRINQIKAADSLEVLFTLPGARCHQLKGNRDNQFAVDLKHPFRLIFEPYHDPVPLKEDGGFDTAKITDILLLEVRDYHD; encoded by the coding sequence ATGGATTTCAAATTTAAAAGCAAAAAGATGAAAAAAATATGCTCGGATAAGAGTAAGATGGACAGGGAATGGGGAACATATAATGCTAAGAAGTTGCAGATAAGAATTAATCAAATTAAAGCTGCAGACTCTTTGGAAGTTTTATTTACTTTACCTGGAGCTAGGTGTCATCAGTTGAAAGGGAATCGAGATAATCAGTTCGCAGTAGATTTAAAACATCCATTTCGTTTAATTTTTGAGCCATATCACGATCCCGTACCTTTAAAAGAAGATGGGGGATTCGACACGGCTAAAATTACTGACATATTATTATTAGAGGTGAGGGATTACCATGATTGA